A part of Bosea sp. (in: a-proteobacteria) genomic DNA contains:
- the ilvC gene encoding ketol-acid reductoisomerase, translated as MRVYYDRDADLNLIKGKKVCIVGYGSQGHAHALNLRDSGVKDVRIALKAGSPTRSKAEAAGFTCMTPTEAAKWADLMMMLTPDELQADIYRDELHANMKPGAALCFAHGLNVHFNLIEPRKDIDVFMIAPKGPGHTVRSEYQRGGGVPTLIAIHQDATGNAHDLGLSYASANGGGRAGIIETSFKEECETDLFGEQVVLCGGLVELIKAGYETLTEAGYAPEMAYFECLHEVKLIVDLIYEGGIANMNYSISNTAEYGEYVTGPRIITAETKAEMKRVLTDIQSGKFTRDWMLENKVNQTSFKATRARMAAHPIEEVGARLRDMMPWIKAKALVDKSKN; from the coding sequence ATGCGCGTTTATTATGATCGTGACGCCGACCTGAACCTGATCAAGGGCAAGAAGGTCTGCATTGTCGGCTATGGCTCACAGGGCCATGCGCATGCTCTCAACCTGCGCGACTCGGGCGTGAAGGATGTGCGCATCGCGCTGAAGGCTGGATCGCCCACGCGCTCCAAGGCGGAGGCCGCCGGCTTCACCTGCATGACCCCGACCGAGGCCGCCAAATGGGCCGACCTCATGATGATGCTGACGCCGGACGAACTGCAGGCCGACATCTACCGCGACGAACTGCACGCCAACATGAAGCCGGGCGCCGCCCTGTGCTTCGCGCATGGCCTCAACGTGCACTTCAACCTGATCGAGCCGCGCAAGGACATCGACGTGTTCATGATCGCGCCCAAGGGCCCTGGCCATACGGTGCGCTCCGAGTATCAGCGTGGCGGCGGCGTGCCGACCCTGATCGCGATCCATCAGGACGCCACCGGCAACGCTCATGACCTCGGCCTATCCTACGCCTCCGCCAATGGCGGCGGGCGCGCAGGCATCATCGAGACCTCGTTCAAGGAAGAATGCGAGACCGACCTGTTCGGTGAGCAGGTCGTGCTCTGCGGCGGCCTCGTCGAACTGATCAAGGCCGGCTACGAGACCCTGACCGAAGCTGGCTACGCGCCCGAGATGGCCTATTTCGAGTGTCTGCACGAGGTGAAGCTGATCGTGGACCTGATCTACGAAGGCGGCATCGCCAACATGAACTACTCGATCTCGAACACGGCCGAATATGGCGAATACGTCACCGGCCCGCGCATCATCACGGCCGAGACCAAGGCCGAGATGAAGCGCGTGCTGACCGACATCCAGTCCGGCAAGTTCACGCGCGACTGGATGCTTGAGAACAAGGTCAACCAGACCTCGTTCAAGGCCACCCGCGCCCGCATGGCCGCCCACCCGATCGAGGAAGTCGGCGCCAGGCTGCGCGACATGATGCCCTGGATCAAGGCCAAGGCGCTGGTCGACAAGTCGAAGAACTGA